The stretch of DNA AGCTAATTATATAATAAGCTATTGATATCAGAATATAATGTGATAATGCTGATCCGTCCTTGAAAGGGGAGAGTGGGAGCTATCTTGTGATCTGCGCAGAAAGGCGGCGCGGGGGGACTTGTCATCATGTTACAATTATTGGCTCTAGAATATTCAAATCAAAACCCACTTGCATCTACTTCGCCCGCGTCGTTCGGTAGTATCAGACAAACAAGGGGAAACGGGTTTTTTTATCTATGTATCTATAGTACTTATCATTTGGGACATCTGCCTTAGGGTTGTTATCTGCAAACACTGTAATTGTGGCGAGCATCCTTCTCTCTTATCGCGAGTAGGCGATAAGATATCTCTTTCAAAATCACAAATTCTATTTTTTTCtctaaaagattattttgaatgtttataacTATAGCATCATTAACCTTGCTTTAGTtacaacaaatatgtaaaaataattcaaatcggACAATTTTAAGTACTGTTTTAAGTTAACCCAATATATAGGGTGTATAAAAAGGTctcgcacgggcttgataattcccaaacgattacaggtaaaggaATAAAACGTTGTAACTCATTGCTGTACATATAATTCTGCTTTTTGAAGTAACTGCCATTTTTATCATATCAACGAGGGATGGCCCTCAAgaagtcagaaggaaatcttaaattagagtaGTACAttggtcgagtagtacatcaaattaaaggtctctattagtagagtacaatgccgcgaATCCGATCTGAAAAGGTTcaccctttaaaaaaaagttgCGCTGCttcaaagtttgaaacatttacaatgtaggtcctatTCTAGGTGGTTTagtattcttgtcttggctcaagttgtgaaagttaaactcaGTAAATGAATAATggctttaagaaatatttcttagGTAGTCATTGACACTTCAAATATAACGGAGGatgttctaaaaaattttaaaaaatcttgagCTATGGTCACGTtaaattacccccccccccctccaatcTCGTGTAGACCATCATCCATTGGACAAATCTCTTGTATTTGTAATTTCTTGTATCTCGGCGTTATAATTTTGCATCTGAGTAATGAATAACCAAAAGCATTCGGTTACCGTTGAGTACTTTTTAATTACAGCTTatacaacttattttaaatttaagtaaaagtgACTATTAGTGAATTCCCACAGAAAATTAGCTACTGAAGGTGTTCTGATGGTAACACATTTTGTGTGTGGGAGGAGGagaatatgaaattaaatcaaatttctgGAAACAGATTTAAACATTCAAGCTGGTCCTAAAGTCCGTGTTTTTTTTGATgactacaactttaatttatacaaatggaTTGTGATTTCTCATTGAAAAGAAACAGATTATATGGTTGTTTCTAGGTAATTAGTTTTCCTGAGAATGTAAAATAAGAACAGATAACCGATGATTTTACTCAGAATTGCATCGCAATAATATCAGCAGGAAAGCAACTCTGAATCATCCATAtcgctgtctgtctgtctgtctgcctgtctgttgTGGGTTTCCTCAGTCCGGTtgttaaggggggggggggggagagagttATCCAAGTCAAGGGCGTCCAGCCGCAGGGTCGGCCCACATTACACCTCCAAAGCGGCTTTGTTGACGTTTCAGTTTATTTCGTGACGTCACCTGTTTGGTACAAGTTCTGTTTATTTCTGCGGAACCAAAACCAATAATAGGAATAACTCTGAATAAACGACAACCGATTTACAACTTTTGTAGTACATGTAGATTAAATGCAAGCAAATTACATCTTGAAactctattttacaattttgttcgTGACTCTTTTGTTcatgaagggatccaaaaataatcggcaacgaagaagctcaacgAACTCTTATCATCGTTTCTACAGCAGACACCTGAACTGTAGTGGaatctaggtgaagaagtattctcattgtgtCATCAAGTGGGCAACTGAGTGCACTAAGATGCACTTTTTTTAGCTTTCGGgcttttttttactaaaaatatttaaatacttatcatCCATTCCAGGtggatggttttaataaaaaatcttaatgtttAGTAGCTCCTCATGACTATTCaagttgaaaacaaaacaaatacctcctgagtaaaaattgaaaattttttcaaattctagGAAAACACATGGTATTTCTATTGGGTTGTTCTAAAAAGCCCTGTTAAATTGGAATACAAgagaaatttaacaaataatggaaaagtaaacaattaaaacagaTTAAGCATAGCACAACACATAACATAGGTATGGTGGGGAGggatgattcaatgtgaatgttgagtttagctccaattcaccttcctcttaagtgcagcatctgaaatctgattgTTTTGCAGAtttgactcctgtaatctggagccatgttcgtttGAAGGAacccaaaaatagtcggcgacgaagaagctcaacgagctttgcatcgtttcgacgaTCAAAGACAACTAGACTACAAACTGTAGTGCAATATAGGTGAAGagctattctcattgtctcatcaggtgcacaattgattgCACTAAGATGCTAACTGACATGATCCCacagcacggtggagcaaccgagtcttctacacataacgtagctatgatgattagggttaattcaatgtgaatgttgagtttagctccagtctgAGTCATGACTCCAGacttcaggagtcaagtctgcgacagcatcagatttcaaatgctgcacttaagaggaaggtgaactgaagctaaactcaacattcacagatTAAAACTGTCATCgcattttaattgaattgggcgCATCTTATCTGTATACATTATACTAATAAGACAAAAATAATCATGCccagtaaattattaataatggatTACGACGAAGCGATCTTATGTCATTTTGCTCGACACGACGTTCCAAGAATGTTCATGACCTCTTAAATCAAAGTTCTTATTGGATGCATAATCATAAttaaggacgtagccagtgagggggtccaagggattgttcatttttttcaattactattttaataacaaatattattatttaaataattcagtattactcacatgtactgctgaaagatcgatCTCGACGTAGATACGGGTCAAGAACTtcttaaggaacaaaatggggccttactttctgtccattTTGGGATAACATTAGTTGTTTTCACCCCCCTCCCGCCAAAATTTTTTCCTGGTTACGTTCTTGTGTGCTCTTACCCTAAAAAGTTGATTCCAGCCTCATTCTAAGGTTTCCGTCTCCTTTATCCGATCTGCAGTTTCACTATGAAACTGTTCAATTCTTCAGCAAGAACTGAAcgaaactatttataaatgttgaGTGCTGTATTCAGTTTCTAAAATCTACCGGCATGTGGATTCAATTGTAATCCAACTGTTTAAAAATAGGTATAAATAAGCAGTTTTATCCTACAATTTTAGGATTTATAATGGGATGACTGTTGGTATTTAGTACCCTCTAAACGTTTgcttgaaaaattatttatacagattaATTTCCTTCTTAATTTCTAATTGTTGCtacttatttcaaaaaaatttttatgttgttgttgGATCGACAtatcccaaaaatataaaaaacctctTTAGACATACTCCTTTAATTATACGACTAAATGTTTATCATATAATTGTTTGAGATCTACCATTTTCTTAGGAAGAAGCACGCCCTTGTAACAATTTTGATGATAGGTAACCaggaactttaaatatttaaccccccccccctaattCAGATCGGTTGCGGAGACCACGCctatcaaaattttacaaaaccagcGTTTTCCACAAGTTTTTTTTTGGATTGTGGAGAACCGAACAATGCTGCTGGCTACAACACtggaattttaagttaagttgaattttaaattgcaaaaaggAACTGTGATGGTTTTGAAAGTGagtaatttaagtttataatttaaatttttgaaattctcACATATTTCCGtgctataaatgtattttaaaaacgaaaaagtAGGAAAGAACAACTAACAATAATGCTCTACAATAGTTCTAACTATATGAAACTAAATAGAGCAGATTAAACTATATGTCTATGTAATAATAACCCTTTATTGAATTACATTCACAATATAAATTGTATCGCAATCACCAACagatttctaaatttaatagGTAAACCCCTCATTGAGACATTCCTACTTCTTACATTCAAAACACAATCTTCAGATCCAGCACTTTCAAAAAttccagcggctcatcatgaattcatcaagaGTAAAACGCATTTTACACCAAAAGGAGTGCCATGGCTTGTTAGGTACTTTCCAGTTCAACGGCTGGAAAGTAATCATCACATGGACCTTTCTCCAGGTGTTCTTAGCCTTATCTCTGTAAATTTCCTAACGTTATCAAAGTACAGAAGTGTGACATACCACTGATAAGAGCCAAGGCCGGGCGGGACTCCGGAGGCTTGGGGAGGTACATGGAGGGCTTCCGGATGTGCCTGAGGGAGGTGTCCCGCTCGGAATCCGGCTTGAAGGCGGCGCGGAGGCGTCTCATCATCCTGGAACACATCGCTGACATGTCCGTCTTGCCGGACGTCGCACACCACACTGGCTGCTGGATGTTGCAGAAGAGTGACCGCGGAATACAGCGCCCCTCCACCGCGGCACTATCTCTGTCTCACTCCAACTCACACAATGTGTGCCGGACACTGTGGTTACAATCTATCAATGGCAGAAAATACAAAAGCCACAAATTCTTAAGCACTACCGTAGTATTCAGGAAATAATTCCAATACGTCACATCCTACCCATTCCAACAAATTCCACTAGCATTCgtcaaatattaaaaccaaatagttaccaacattttaaattacagtagaggtgtattatatttatttcctcgaAGTACAAAAATAGTTACACGTAATTCGTTTTACATAAAAACCCAATTCTCTTGTAGCCCTACTTaagaatgatttaaaattaaatttaccattattgCACAATAAGAGTTTACTTTCataatgtcaaaaaaattaacaagattttaataatttttttgatgaAAGGGCTTCCGAGGCAGAGCCTGTTTGGATTATTATggcattataataaaatgtacgcAAGTATCCACCTTTAAAATAgtagacaaattaaaatttactttgcgctcaatgaacaaataaaagtaaaataactgttTGTAAAGTACTTACTCCGGTgagactcgaacctggatctctctcTTGCCGGGTGagtatgctaccattacactacagactttttactttttacgattctattattttgtatttgaccattTAGTCTAACTTATCgactctgtggtgtagtggtagcatacTCGTgaggaaagtgagagatccggctTAGAGtaccagcggagcaagtacttttttgattCTATGTTGATTGAAATTAATTCAGTCTATTGTcacttacacaaatttaatgaatgtatatttatatatctgcATTTAATTAATCATAGTACAGTTATTACAGCTTTAGAAATATAggaatatataaacacaaaaatagacaattcattaaaaataccaTGCTGCTATATAAATGTATGATGCAATAAATTTTGCTTGCTTCAATCAGAAATCTCTAACAGCGTTCCAATCTCTTCTATACTAAATAACTAATGCTTAAATCGGGGTAGGTTACACTCTTTCCAGAATCATTAAAGATTACTTTTGAATATATCATCTGTTATTTTGAACTCTAATACCAGAGGTGTAGCTTAAGTGGGCCCCAAAGATTTCCGCTTATCATGCACACTTACGTTACGTGGGCGTGCACATCTCGTGCCACAACTTATTTTGTGCTTATATTCAATTCCatcttttaagaatatttattattcggtGGCGCCTTTTCTAAGGCAATAATCAGGCTAATAAATCATCTTTAGGattgaataatgaaatttaaaatcctATGTCTGGGATATGTGTCCAAATAAAACTATGGACGCTTTTCGATAATCTCTAGATGTTTCAAGAAACCacgtgtaaaatataaaaagtcatCTTTTAGTGGCGAAGAACTCTTAAGAGAAACCTGTTGTCTAACTATGAAACACAAAAACCAATAATATACAACAGTgacaattatttttcatgttcCAATATTGGTTTCTTGTTTATTTccctttattttttatctatgtagaataggaaaatgtaaacaaacaaaaatagaaaattattgttttcaattattaaaattctacTACTTCTGGTAACTATTAAATCCTATATTAAGATTTAAGGGCCAACCGTTCTGGCGCCTATCTTGATTGCAGTTCCATAAGAACATGGTTTAAATACGATAAAAATTCGGGtcataaaagtgcatgaggttcaTTAACGTTGTTCTTATGGAGGATTTTCAAAGTTGTTCCACTACTGCCAACTCTTGAGATTATAAAACGAcatcaaatttacaaattttatatacaagccaaatacatcaataaaaatttgtattcttttgtAAGTAGAATTGTGAAATTGtgagttaaaaaaacaatatgatTCCTCACGAAAGGATACGGtctaattaagttaattttgcAAGAAAATTGTGATTTTCAGGGAAGAGTAGACCTCAATTTATTCAGTTGTTTTACACTTATACAAAGACTAGGGGGTTTACGGATTCTAGTTGAGTTGCGATTGGTGAAATTTTGAACCAAACAGACTCATGGAAAATGACACCACGGAAAACGTACTACAGTATAAAATCCCATAATGTGGAATTGTAGTGATTGTTTAGAGCATTTAAAGCGTTTATTATAGTAGTCTTGAAGTCTTCAAACCATTCTGCAAGTGAAATTGCGCAAGTGAACAAACCCTTGTTCACTTGCGCAATGCTTCTCGTATTCTATAAAATATGATCtgtaaatctaataataatttgttttaattttagtgaaTTTGAAGGAACaccatacatttttaaagaacacttttaagaTAGTTGGAAAATACCAGACAGATTTAAGAATTGACATCTGTCAAGTTGAGAAAATATACgtgaaaaagtatgttttaattgtataattaaggCAAGAGCTATTTAATTTTAGTAGAAGGAAAGTGTTTTATGATGTTCcttacaatattacattaaatttagtattaataatattggttctttatttaaagtttgtttttgacgatggaagaattgtgaaggaaaccatttttccggatatttgtcACCGTACATTGatacaaacaatcagtaacactactatccaagatctgcaatctgatctcttccttaggtgaataactaacctaacacgtacTACAATCTATGTTGAAATATAACAAgtcatatcagagcgttgtgacatgcataagttaggaatcacaacgTTGTGTGTCAACCCCATACACACTATatctaaaatatgcatttaatataAAGGGAacactaattatcaaaataaataaagaatacatcCACAATAGGTCTGGACTGACCAACCAACCACAAAGAACTGTGGTtaatgtgttagattagttatcgACCTGAGGAAGAGGTcgggttgcagatctcgaaaactaGTGTAGcagattttttgtatcactgaacgatgtcaaattTGCagggaaatcctgtttccttcataatattTGGTCTGTTGCAATGAGAATATTTaagacttaaaactttaaatatttagaatgaaCCATAGGCTACTTGAACAGGATCGTAGAGGGAGCGTATTGTAGAAAATTGTTTACTTGATTGAAGAAACACTTTTAGTTCAAAACACCATTTAGTGCTACAATATGGTTGCCTTAATTGacttttatattgcaatattgaACAATAGCATATTTATTTCCAAGAAAGCATTAAAATCCTTCCAGGGATACTATAACTAATAGAATTgtctataaagaaatattaaacttaagagctttctttaaatgttattacaGTTTACTCCATTAATCAGATTGTTTTACTTGTGAAGATTATAacttacttagaataaaattgtaacacAAATCTTTGAATTatcatttattgtaacaaaataaattataaggtaGGTTGAGGGGGCCAGACAGGCGTCAAGTATCTTAgtctcaatattgatttttattgaaaaagtgtAACAAATTATGAAGATGTTGAATTTCCAGCAACAATAGGTAGTTCCAGATGTAACGTGTGTTTAGGAACAACTACAGCAGATGTGGGGTTGGAGTTTTTTTAGACAAATTATTGGACAAGCATATGTtgcaaatatacaatatttgtctGAGTTACAATAGTTGTAGATGAGTTCCACAAGTTGAAGAAGACGGAAGAATAATTATGATAGTAGAAGGTGTTATACTATTGGTTGTAGTTAAAGTTTATGATTACAGGTTGATTAATATGTGGCATTGGGTTACTAGGGGAAGATGGTGTTGTGGGCGTTCCAGGAGTAACAGGGGTAACAGAGGTTAGTGAACTTCCAGTTGTTACAGGAGTTTCAGGTGTTGCAGAGGTTCCTGGTGTTAATGGAGTAATAGGTGTTCCAGGTGTTGTGGGAGTAGCTGGTGTTCCAGTTGTAACAGGAGTTCCAGGTGTTATAGGGGTAGCAGGTATATCAGAGGGTCCAGCTGTTGCGGGAGTAGCAGGCGTTGCAGGGGGTCCTGGTGTTGCAGGAATTGTGGGTGTTGCAGGAGTAGCAGGCGTTTTCCGGGGTTCCTGGTGTTACAGGAATTGTGGGTGTTGCAGGAGTTGTGGGGTGTTGCAGTTGTAACAGGAGTTCCAGGTGTGACAGGGATGACAGGTGTATCAGAGGTTCCAGGTGTTGCAGAGTAGCAGAGGTTGCAGGATTCCTGTTGCAGGGGTTGTGGGTGTTGCTGTTATAGCAGGAGTTCCAGGTGTTACAGGGATAGGAGGTGTATCAGAGGTTCCAGGTGTTGGAGAAGCAGGCGTAGCTGGGGTTGCAGGTGTTGGAGGAATTCCAGGTGTTGTAGGAGTAGCAGGCGTTGCCGGGGTTCCTGGTGTGGCGGGTGTTATAGTTGTAACAGGAGTTCCAGGTGTTACAGGGATATCAGGTGTAGCTGGAAGATCCTGGTGTTGGTGGAATTCCAGGTGTTGCAGGAGTAGCAGGCGTTGCAGGAGTTCCTGGCGTTGGGGGTGTTATAGTTGTAAACAGGAGTTCCAGGTGTTACAGGGATATCAGGTGTAGCAGAAGATCCTGGTGTTGGAGAAGCAGGCGTAGCTGGGGTCGCAGGTGTTGGAGGAATTCCAGGTGTTTTGCAGGGGTTCCTGGTGTTGCGGGTGTTATAGTTGTAACAGGAGTTCCAGGTGTTACAGGGATATTAGGTGTAGCAGAAGATCCTGGTGTTGGAGAAGCAGGCGTAGCTGGGGTTGCAGGTGTTGGAGGAATTCCAGGTGTTGTAGGAGTAGCAGGCGTTGCAGGGGTTCCTGGTGTTGCGGGTGTTATAGTTGTAACAGGAGTTCCAGGTGTTACAGGGATATCAGGTGTAGCAGAAGATCCAGTTGTTGGAGAAGCAGGCGTAGCTGGGGTTGCAGGTGTTGGAGGAATTCCAGGTGTTGTAGGAGTAGCGGGCGTTACAGGGGTTCCAGGAGTAGCAGGATTTCCAGTTGTTGCTGGAGTATCAGACGAAGTAGGATCTCCAGTAGTTGCAGGTGTTGCAGAGGTTGCAGGCGTTGCAGAAGGTCCAGTAGTGGAAGGTGATGCAGAGGTAGGAGGAGTAGCAGACGTTGCAGAATTAGTTGTTGTAACAGGGGTTTCAGCTGGTGTAGTGGATGGTGAAAGAGTTGCAGAGGTCTCAGGTGTTACAGGAGTGGTAGATGTTGCAGGGTTTCCAGGCGTAACAGAGGTTCCAGGAGTAACTGCAGTTGTTGAAGGAGTAGAGGTTTCAGGTGTAGCACTAGTCGCTGAAGTTCCAGGTGTTTCCTGAGTGGAAGCCGACGTTGCAGGGGATCCAGGAGTAACAGGTGTGGATGGTATATCAGAAGTTGCTGGAATAGTAGGGGATGTAGGGGGTACAGATGTTACAGGAGTTACGGGAGTTGAAGGGGTAGTCGCAGATGTCCCAGGTGTTACAGGAGGGGCAGACGTTGCAGGGGTTCCAGGTGTAGCAGGGGTTCCAGGAGAAACCGGTGTAACTGGAGTAGCAGGTGTAGTAGTCTCAGGAGTAGATGGCGTTGTAGGAGTAACTGAAGTTCCGGGAGCTGTAGGCGTTGTAGGTGTGGCTGGAGTGTTAGATGTGGTTGTATTTGTTGGAGAAGATGTTGTAGAGGGCGATGTTGTTGAAGAGTTAGACATACTGGGAGGTGTTCCTGTGGATGATATGGTAGGACTAGTTGTGTGTCGTCCAGGACGTTGTTGTCTTGCATTCTTATGAAACTTTGTTAACAACATTGAACCCCATACCGTAAGCAGCATTAGCAGTACCTAAACATAGAAAGTGTTTTCAACACTATTGAAATCCATATTCTGTGAGTTAAACCAATTgcattttttaatcattatataagcTAGGTATAGTGCAACGTAGAATCCTGATGATATAAACAGTAAACTAGTTTTATAGATAGAAATGGTATATCTATAGAAATTACTACATAATAACAAATCACACCACTGaaagtgttaattaatttattacacgtagtattttacaaaaactgaGTAACCTGAAGAATTCTTTGCGTCTGCATTCAACACTTTTATGagttttcaaatgaaaattaattgcCTTTGGCTTGATGCTGGGAGCTGATCAAAAGTTCAAGTCCATCCAAATATGTTTTAGAAGGAGAGATGAAAATAGGCAGTTTTatgatgaaatatatatatatatatatatattcataataatatatatatataaattttatcaaatatattttaaaaagaattttagtGTATGCTTACtggatttatttgttattatttaccaAAGTTACATTTAGGTCCCTTGATTTTAGGACTTCCCAAGTTTAATTGCATTTCATTgtgaataattgaataaattgaGAGGAGAACTTGCAACAGATTTTATTCGTGAAATAAAAATTCTAGGTTTATGCTCTGTGTTACGGCGAGCCTACTgcgtattttttgtatttttctttcagCGTTAGAACATTACTATTTTACGTTTTGATATCATTGAACAACGTTCTgtcttaaacaaacaaaacactttattatagtttaaatgcaAAAAGGTCAATGAAATATCTAATAGTTcctaaaaaacatatttattcaaataatggCAAAAATCTTTATACTTACTACGAATTTGTGATATTTCTAGTATTGCTATACGTAGATCTAACAGCATCCACTTTTAAGAACCAATTAGGCTAAAATACGcatttctaaacttttttcaaaattacataaaaaccatCAAATCAGAGCATTTAATTTCGAATAGAcgtttttaaatatctgtaacaTTCTGTCAATTATGATgagtttacttttttgtaaaagtaaaactgtgggttttaaaacaaacttgcaaagtttattcttaaaatgaaatacattGTCTACAACGTGAGCATATGTTCAGTAGTGTGTACTGTACAATCTCTTTCATTTCCGTCTCTGAAGACTTCTCCAATCTGGTCATTGGTCCACTGAGACAACTCTCGGTCTCGTCTCATTACCAACGGAGTCTCCGTACTAGATAGATACCCTCTCATGAACAATTCCACCCTAGCTAACGTACTCTGTCCATCACAATTTCTCATCAGTCCACTGACACACCCTCTCGGTCTCCTCTCATTACCAACGGAGTCTCCGTACTAGATAGATACCCTCTCATGAACAATTCTACCCTAGCTAACGTACTCTGCCCATCACAATTTCTCATCGGTCCACTAAGACACCTCTCTGTCTCATCTCATTACCAACGGAGTCTCCGTACTAGATAGATACCCTCTCATGAACAATTCTACCTTAGCTAACGTACTCTGTCCATCACAATTTTTCATCGGTCCACTGAGACACCTCTCGGTCTCGTCTCATTACCAACGGAGTCTCCGTACTAGACAGATACCCTCTCATGAACAATTCTACCCTAGCTAACGTACTCTGTCCATCACAATTTCTCATCGGTCCACTAAGACACCTCTCTGTTTCATCTCGTTACCATCGTAGTCTCCTTACTAACTGCCTTCTCATCAACACTTCCACCTTGGaagaatataattcaaatattccCCACATATTCTATCACCATCGTTATTGGGTAAAAACTTAAGATCGTTCTGTATAGAGTAAAACTTAAGATCGTTCTGTATAGGGTAAAACTTAGACCGTTCTGTAGTAGCCGGATAAATACCAACATCTCTAAGAACCAAATAAAATCTGACAACGGATCGTCCTTATTCTCTAGCccagtggttctcaaccttttcaaTGCTGCGACCCGCctttttaggttgagaattttggcgacccccttcttgtaacatcgtaaagtaagcctttgtatgcaaaaaagacagcaataattagtttttaaaaaaccaaaaaaaaacaactattcaaaactatataaaaacgttagtgagcactaatttcttaataattaataaacgatcCGGTTAATAAATTGTAACGAaagtaatttaaatcattttcaatttttcattatCAAAGCAGGCAAAGACTGTGCGCAGTGTATTTACAGAACTGACGCGTGGTGTATTTAAAGCCGCGGAGACAGCCTGACATAGAGCTGCGCGCGCAGCCATCGCAAGGCGCAATTCGTCCTCCAACAAGCCACTGTGCCAGTGTGCCAGTCGACTGCCTGACGTCTTGAGAAATAGTGCGTACTTTGATCTTCAAATTGAACactcaagttttagtattaataatggataagttttttaaaaagaagaagcttcatgtagcaaaagtagtt from Homalodisca vitripennis isolate AUS2020 unplaced genomic scaffold, UT_GWSS_2.1 ScUCBcl_13003;HRSCAF=23019, whole genome shotgun sequence encodes:
- the LOC124375082 gene encoding sialidase-like, yielding MLLTVWGSMLLTKFHKNARQQRPGRHTTSPTISSTGTPPSMSNSSTTSPSTTSSPTNTTTSNTPATPTTPTAPGTSVTPTTPSTPETTTPATPVTPVSPGTPATPGTPATSAPPVTPGTSATTPSTPVTPVTSVPPTSPTIPATSDIPSTPVTPGSPATSASTQETPGTSATSATPETSTPSTTAVTPGTSVTPGNPATSTTPVTPETSATLSPSTTPAETPVTTTNSATSATPPTSASPSTTGPSATPATSATPATTGDPTSSDTPATTGNPATPGTPVTPATPTTPGIPPTPATPATPASPTTGSSATPDIPVTPGTPVTTITPATPGTPATPATPTTPGIPPTPATPATPASPTPGSSATPNIPVTPGTPVTTITPATPGTPAKHLEFLQHLRPQLRLLLQHQDLLLHLISL